The proteins below are encoded in one region of Triticum aestivum cultivar Chinese Spring chromosome 1B, IWGSC CS RefSeq v2.1, whole genome shotgun sequence:
- the LOC123145628 gene encoding uncharacterized protein has translation MDASEEISQRLRPEKKPCADGESQQHSPPASMVPVSKVLDDDNLLIEILLRVSFPTTLVCAALVCKRWLCHASDPKFLSLFRKRHPPRLLGFYIYMGSAWLWLGAPLLFVPMQPQPPELAPFISRVASHSFGADNDRLCIMDCRNGSVLIRCRRGKILTHGVHRPLCAQRGMDDIPPLPRAQYHGQQIFNTILSKEEGGVLSYLYMLAEFFRKTKSFRVRVYTLQGGLWCMHASATTQLPRLLTSLEVVLIDDKIYMADTFSDEIIVLDMTTSGFSTIRLPQGVIFHCVRTIMSRAGDASAVYLTHIHVKELQLCIWLHKGDNWLLVDTICLHQMWDNLRMLDQTLEDEHISFTCISNVGDNAEFVFLEMCGCIFYLDVNSKTLRKVHGVTVKDRQFNDVYPFMMIWPPIFPAPKDDPARNAM, from the exons ATGGATGCTTCCGAGGAGATTTCCCAGCG GCTACGTCCGGAGAAGAAACCGTGTGCGGATGGCGAGTCGCAGCAGCATTCGCCGCCGGCATCCATGGTGCCGGTATCCAAGGTGCTCGACGACGACAACCTCCTCATTGAGATCCTCCTCCGCGTCAGCTTCCCCACCACGCTTGTATGCGCCGCACTCGTCTGCAAGCGCTGGCTCTGCCATGCCTCTGACCCTAAGTTCCTCAGCCTTTTCCGCAAGCGCCACCCGCCTCGCCTCCTTGGCTTCTACATATATATGGGGTCGGCCTGGTTATGGTTGGGCGCCCCCCTGCTCTTCGTCCCGATGCAGCCCCAGCCCCCAGAGCTTGCCCCCTTCATCTCCCGTGTCGCGAGCCATAGCTTCGGTGCCGACAATGACAGATTATGCATCATGGATTGCCGGAATGGCAGCGTCTTAATCAGATGCCGCAGAGGAAAAATATTGACACATGGAGTGCACCGCCCACTATGCGCTCAGAGAGGCATGGATGACATCCCGCCACTCCCAAGAGCCCAGTACCATGGTCAACAAATTTTCAATACAATCCTCTCCAAAGAAGAAGGTGGTGTCTTGTCCTACCTGTATATGTTGGCCGAGTTTTTCAGGAAGACAAAAAGTTTCAGGGTGCGTGTGTATACGTTGCAAGGGGGCCTCTGGTGCATGCATGCCTCGGCCACGACTCAGCTCCCTCGACTGCTGACATCATTGGAAGTTGTGCTCATTGACGATAAAATCTATATGGCTGACACCTTCAGTGATGAAATTATTGTCTTGGATATGACAACCTCGGGTTTCTCCACAATTCGGCTCCCACAAGGAGTGATTTTTCACTGCGTTCGCACCATCATGTCACGCGCCGGTGATGCTTCTGCTGTATATCTCACCCATATCCATGTCAAGGAGCTACAACTTTGCATCTGGCTCCACAAAGGGGACAACTGGTTGTTGGTTGATACAATTTGTTTGCATCAGATGTGGGATAATTTGAGGATGCTAGATCAGACCCTTGAGGATGAGCATATTAGTTTTACTTGTATAAGCAATGTGGGGGATAATGCTGAATTTGTGTTCTTGGAAATGTGTGGCTGCATTTTCTATCTGGATGTCAACAGCAAGACACTGCGGAAAGTGCATGGGGTGACAGTAAAGGACCGACAGTTCAATGATGTCTATCCTTTTATGATGATTTGGCCGCCCATATTCCCTGCGCCCAAGGATGATCCTGCAAG AAATGCCATGTGA